A window of the Lactuca sativa cultivar Salinas chromosome 5, Lsat_Salinas_v11, whole genome shotgun sequence genome harbors these coding sequences:
- the LOC111897879 gene encoding receptor protein kinase-like protein ZAR1 isoform X1: MIPIKIHLFFLLICFSVSSSLNSDGLSLLALKAAVTDDPTKSLTTWKETDLTPCRWTGVACNSDHRVTSIFLPNKNLTGYLPSELGAIVYLRHLSLSNNNFSKPIPDHLFNATNLLSIDLSHNYLTGPIPEKITTLKFLTILDLSSNFLNGSLPESLSNLTNLTGTLNLSYNQLSGEIPASYGLFQVMVSLDLRHNNLTGKIPLVGSLLNQGPTAFTGNPFLCGFPLETQCSDPEAQNPRVLSNPDTPKDPGSSVALPGKTNDSSGSVTVPLISGVSVVIGIMFFSMWVYRKKWRSREAKLGQKEKQENEQITVITNEEEGQDGKFVVMDEGFGLELEDLLRASAYVVGKSKTGIVYKVVAGRGSGAAVGAVVAVRRLSEGDGTWRLKEFEAEVETIGRVQHPNIVRLRAYYYANDEKLLISDFVSNGSLYSALHDVGGPANPLPPLSWASRLKIAQGTARGLAHIHECSPRKHVHGNIKSSKILLDDDLQPFISGFGLTRLVTTSITKSTSRKLSGSSQLSFTSSKSSFSSNYYVAPEARISGQKVGPKCDVYSFGIVLLEMLTGRAPDGVGLDNDGKGLEGFVRKVFREERPLSEIIDPVLLQEVYAKKQVVAAFHIALNCTEIDPEVRPKMRIVSDSLDRIKLQ, encoded by the exons ATGATTCCCATCAAAATTCATCTCTTCTTTCTTTTAATCTGTTTTTCTGTTTCGTCTTCATTGAACTCCGATGGGCTTTCACTGCTGGCACTCAAGGCCGCCGTCACAGATGATCCTACTAAATCACTCACCACCTGGAAGGAGACAGATTTAACGCCGTGCCGCTGGACTGGCGTCGCCTGCAACTCCGACCACCGTGTCACTAGCATTTTTCTACCCAATAAGAATCTCACTGGCTACCTTCCATCGGAGCTCGGTGCAATCGTCTACCTCCGCCACCTCTCCCTCTCTAACAACAACTTCTCCAAACCCATCCCGGATCACCTCTTCAATGCCACCAATCTACTCTCTATAGACCTCTCTCACAACTATCTCACTGGACCAATCCCGGAGAAAATCACAACTCTCAAGTTTCTCACGATTTTGGATCTATCTTCAAATTTCTTAAACGGGTCTCTGCCGGAGTCTCTCAGCAACCTCACAAACCTCACCGGTACGCTTAATCTGTCCTACAATCAGTTATCCGGTGAGATTCCGGCGTCGTATGGGTTGTTTCAGGTAATGGTTAGTCTAGACCTCCGTCATAATAACCTCACCGGAAAAATACCGCTCGTAGGATCTCTGCTTAACCAAGGGCCAACGGCATTCACCGGGAATCCATTTCTCTGTGGGTTTCCATTAGAAACACAGTGCTCCGACCCGGAAGCTCAGAACCCTAGGGTTTTGTCCAACCCGGATACCCCCAAAGACccgggttcttcagtcgctttaCCAGGCAAAACCAATGACAGTTCTGGGTCTGTTACAGTACCTTTAATCTCCGGCGTATCCGTAGTTATCGGGATAATGTTTTTCTCCATGTGGGTTTACCGGAAAAAATGGAGGTCTCGCGAGGCcaaattagggcaaaaggaaAAACAGGAGAACGAACAGATTACAGTGATTACGaatgaagaagaaggacaagATGGTAAATTCGTAGTAATGGATGAAGGATTTGGTTTGGAATTAGAGGATTTACTGAGGGCATCAGCTTATGTGGTGGGAAAGAGCAAAACAGGGATAGTGTACAAGGTCGTCGCCGGACGTGGTTCCGGTGCGGCGGTGGGTGCGGTGGTGGCCGTGAGACGGCTAAGCGAAGGCGACGGCACATGGCGGCTTAAGGAGTTTGAGGCGGAGGTAGAAACCATAGGGAGAGTTCAACACCCTAACATAGTTAGGTTAAGAGCTTATTACTATGCAAATGATGAGAAGCTCCTGATTTCAGATTTTGTTAGCAATGGGAGCTTGTACTCTGCACTTCATG ATGTAGGTGGGCCTGCGAACCCGTTGCCGCCATTGTCATGGGCCTCAAGGCTCAAAATTGCTCAAGGAACCGCAAGGGGTCTGGCCCACATCCACGAATGCAGCCCACGAAAACACGTACACGGGaacataaaatcatcaaaaatccttctcgATGACGATTTACAGCCTTTCATATCCGGGTTCGGGTTGACCCGTTTAGTAACCACCTCCATCACAAAATCCACTTCTCGAAAGCTAAGCGGGTCGAGCCAACTTTCATTCACTAGCTCAAAAAGCTCGTTTTCATCAAATTATTATGTGGCTCCAGAAGCCCGAATTTCGGGCCAGAAAGTTGGCCCGAAATGTGATGTCTACTCTTTTGGGATTGTGTTGTTGGAAATGTTAACGGGCCGGGCCCCAGATGGGGTCGGGCTCGATAACGATGGGAAAGGGTTGGAGGGGTTTGTGAGGAAAGTGTTTAGAGAGGAAAGACCGTTGTCTGAGATTATTGACCCGGTGCTTTTACAAGAAGTTTATGCGAAGAAACAAGTGGTGGCTGCATTTCATATCGCGCTTAATTGTACTGAAATTGACCCGGAGGTTCGACCCAAGATGCGGATTGTATCGGATAGCCTTGACCGGATCAAATTGCAGTGA
- the LOC111897879 gene encoding receptor protein kinase-like protein ZAR1 isoform X2 yields the protein MIPIKIHLFFLLICFSVSSSLNSDGLSLLALKAAVTDDPTKSLTTWKETDLTPCRWTGVACNSDHRVTSIFLPNKNLTGYLPSELGAIVYLRHLSLSNNNFSKPIPDHLFNATNLLSIDLSHNYLTGPIPEKITTLKFLTILDLSSNFLNGSLPESLSNLTNLTGTLNLSYNQLSGEIPASYGLFQVMVSLDLRHNNLTGKIPLVGSLLNQGPTAFTGNPFLCGFPLETQCSDPEAQNPRVLSNPDTPKDPGSSVALPGKTNDSSGSVTVPLISGVSVVIGIMFFSMWVYRKKWRSREAKLGQKEKQENEQITVITNEEEGQDGKFVVMDEGFGLELEDLLRASAYVVGKSKTGIVYKVVAGRGSGAAVGAVVAVRRLSEGDGTWRLKEFEAEVETIGRVQHPNIVRLRAYYYANDEKLLISDFVSNGSLYSALHGGPANPLPPLSWASRLKIAQGTARGLAHIHECSPRKHVHGNIKSSKILLDDDLQPFISGFGLTRLVTTSITKSTSRKLSGSSQLSFTSSKSSFSSNYYVAPEARISGQKVGPKCDVYSFGIVLLEMLTGRAPDGVGLDNDGKGLEGFVRKVFREERPLSEIIDPVLLQEVYAKKQVVAAFHIALNCTEIDPEVRPKMRIVSDSLDRIKLQ from the exons ATGATTCCCATCAAAATTCATCTCTTCTTTCTTTTAATCTGTTTTTCTGTTTCGTCTTCATTGAACTCCGATGGGCTTTCACTGCTGGCACTCAAGGCCGCCGTCACAGATGATCCTACTAAATCACTCACCACCTGGAAGGAGACAGATTTAACGCCGTGCCGCTGGACTGGCGTCGCCTGCAACTCCGACCACCGTGTCACTAGCATTTTTCTACCCAATAAGAATCTCACTGGCTACCTTCCATCGGAGCTCGGTGCAATCGTCTACCTCCGCCACCTCTCCCTCTCTAACAACAACTTCTCCAAACCCATCCCGGATCACCTCTTCAATGCCACCAATCTACTCTCTATAGACCTCTCTCACAACTATCTCACTGGACCAATCCCGGAGAAAATCACAACTCTCAAGTTTCTCACGATTTTGGATCTATCTTCAAATTTCTTAAACGGGTCTCTGCCGGAGTCTCTCAGCAACCTCACAAACCTCACCGGTACGCTTAATCTGTCCTACAATCAGTTATCCGGTGAGATTCCGGCGTCGTATGGGTTGTTTCAGGTAATGGTTAGTCTAGACCTCCGTCATAATAACCTCACCGGAAAAATACCGCTCGTAGGATCTCTGCTTAACCAAGGGCCAACGGCATTCACCGGGAATCCATTTCTCTGTGGGTTTCCATTAGAAACACAGTGCTCCGACCCGGAAGCTCAGAACCCTAGGGTTTTGTCCAACCCGGATACCCCCAAAGACccgggttcttcagtcgctttaCCAGGCAAAACCAATGACAGTTCTGGGTCTGTTACAGTACCTTTAATCTCCGGCGTATCCGTAGTTATCGGGATAATGTTTTTCTCCATGTGGGTTTACCGGAAAAAATGGAGGTCTCGCGAGGCcaaattagggcaaaaggaaAAACAGGAGAACGAACAGATTACAGTGATTACGaatgaagaagaaggacaagATGGTAAATTCGTAGTAATGGATGAAGGATTTGGTTTGGAATTAGAGGATTTACTGAGGGCATCAGCTTATGTGGTGGGAAAGAGCAAAACAGGGATAGTGTACAAGGTCGTCGCCGGACGTGGTTCCGGTGCGGCGGTGGGTGCGGTGGTGGCCGTGAGACGGCTAAGCGAAGGCGACGGCACATGGCGGCTTAAGGAGTTTGAGGCGGAGGTAGAAACCATAGGGAGAGTTCAACACCCTAACATAGTTAGGTTAAGAGCTTATTACTATGCAAATGATGAGAAGCTCCTGATTTCAGATTTTGTTAGCAATGGGAGCTTGTACTCTGCACTTCATG GTGGGCCTGCGAACCCGTTGCCGCCATTGTCATGGGCCTCAAGGCTCAAAATTGCTCAAGGAACCGCAAGGGGTCTGGCCCACATCCACGAATGCAGCCCACGAAAACACGTACACGGGaacataaaatcatcaaaaatccttctcgATGACGATTTACAGCCTTTCATATCCGGGTTCGGGTTGACCCGTTTAGTAACCACCTCCATCACAAAATCCACTTCTCGAAAGCTAAGCGGGTCGAGCCAACTTTCATTCACTAGCTCAAAAAGCTCGTTTTCATCAAATTATTATGTGGCTCCAGAAGCCCGAATTTCGGGCCAGAAAGTTGGCCCGAAATGTGATGTCTACTCTTTTGGGATTGTGTTGTTGGAAATGTTAACGGGCCGGGCCCCAGATGGGGTCGGGCTCGATAACGATGGGAAAGGGTTGGAGGGGTTTGTGAGGAAAGTGTTTAGAGAGGAAAGACCGTTGTCTGAGATTATTGACCCGGTGCTTTTACAAGAAGTTTATGCGAAGAAACAAGTGGTGGCTGCATTTCATATCGCGCTTAATTGTACTGAAATTGACCCGGAGGTTCGACCCAAGATGCGGATTGTATCGGATAGCCTTGACCGGATCAAATTGCAGTGA